The following proteins are co-located in the Paenibacillus sp. FSL H8-0079 genome:
- a CDS encoding aspartate aminotransferase family protein yields the protein MAKGNEQPGSGTAVAGATATGAAAQTESSLFQTYARYPISLVKGKGSWLWDDQGNRYLDFMCGLAVTSLGHAPEKVGAKLKAQIDELWHVSNLFQIPGQEKAAALLTANTCADAVFFCNSGAEANEAAIKVARRYHQKVKGTDRYEVITFAQSFHGRTLATLTATGQDKVKEGFLPLPAGFVTVPLHDIPALEAAIGPNTAAIMLEMVQAEGGVYPVELEFVKHVRKLCDEHGLLLIVDEVQTGMGRTGKLFAHEHYGIEPDVFTVAKGIGSGFPVGAMLGKGFLRDAFTPGSHATTFGGTPLASSVVIATIETMLEDRLPERAAEMGDYLMSSLRDRLAGNSFVKEVRGLGLLVGIECAEPVGDIVLAGQKRGILFVSAGPNVIRLLPNLYVSKEEIDEAVSLVATLIEEHVAAKA from the coding sequence ATGGCAAAAGGCAACGAACAGCCAGGTTCTGGCACAGCAGTAGCGGGCGCTACAGCAACAGGTGCAGCGGCACAGACGGAAAGCTCGCTTTTCCAAACGTATGCGCGTTATCCAATCAGTCTGGTCAAAGGTAAAGGCAGCTGGTTATGGGATGATCAGGGTAACCGTTATCTCGATTTCATGTGCGGACTCGCTGTAACTAGTCTGGGCCATGCACCGGAGAAAGTTGGAGCCAAGCTGAAAGCTCAGATTGATGAGTTGTGGCATGTGTCCAACCTGTTCCAGATTCCGGGCCAGGAGAAAGCAGCAGCATTGTTGACAGCCAATACATGCGCTGACGCGGTGTTCTTCTGTAACAGTGGTGCCGAAGCGAATGAAGCAGCTATCAAAGTTGCACGTCGTTATCACCAAAAGGTGAAAGGCACAGATCGCTATGAAGTAATCACATTTGCCCAGTCCTTCCATGGACGGACGCTCGCAACGCTGACAGCAACCGGACAGGATAAGGTGAAAGAAGGATTTTTACCATTGCCAGCCGGATTTGTAACTGTACCTTTGCATGATATCCCTGCCCTTGAAGCGGCAATTGGACCCAACACAGCAGCTATTATGCTGGAAATGGTTCAGGCCGAGGGTGGTGTATATCCAGTTGAGCTGGAATTCGTCAAACATGTACGGAAATTGTGTGACGAGCATGGATTGTTGCTCATTGTTGATGAAGTTCAAACGGGAATGGGACGTACGGGTAAATTGTTTGCGCACGAACATTATGGCATTGAGCCAGACGTGTTCACCGTTGCCAAAGGAATCGGCAGTGGTTTCCCTGTAGGCGCGATGTTGGGTAAAGGTTTCCTGCGGGATGCGTTCACGCCAGGTAGCCATGCGACAACATTTGGTGGAACACCACTGGCTTCATCCGTTGTGATAGCAACAATCGAAACGATGCTGGAAGATCGTTTGCCAGAGCGTGCAGCGGAGATGGGCGACTACCTAATGAGCTCCCTGCGGGATCGTTTGGCCGGCAATTCCTTTGTGAAGGAAGTACGTGGTTTGGGATTGTTAGTCGGTATCGAATGTGCTGAGCCGGTAGGCGATATTGTGCTTGCTGGGCAAAAACGCGGTATCTTGTTCGTCTCTGCAGGACCGAATGTGATTCGTTTGCTTCCGAACCTGTATGTGAGCAAAGAAGAGATCGACGAGGCAGTATCCCTAGTAGCGACATTGATCGAAGAGCACGTAGCGGCGAAAGCCTAA
- the argC gene encoding N-acetyl-gamma-glutamyl-phosphate reductase, giving the protein MNNKLKVAIVGSTGYGGVELIRFFQNHPLVEITSVISSSSSGESIADGFPHLTDVIHRPLDGVDPAEIASRADLVFTATPSGVSAKLVPSLLAAGLKVIDLSGDFRLKDGTVYEEWYKHPAPPADLLEQAVYGMAEVYGEEVKGQNFISNPGCYPTATLLGLIPAVEAGWIDPSTIIIDAKSGVSGAGRGTSLTNHYAEMNENFKAYKLNKHQHIPEIEQVLGNITGTPVTVTFTTQLVPMTRGIMSTMYASLVGEHSDREIVDLYRKYYENKPFVRVREPGIWPSTKEVYGSNYCDIGFAVDPRTGRLTIISVIDNLVKGASGQAIQNMNLMMGWEENLGLNMTPVYP; this is encoded by the coding sequence GTGAATAACAAATTAAAAGTAGCAATCGTCGGTTCCACCGGCTACGGCGGGGTGGAGCTGATTCGATTTTTCCAGAACCATCCGTTGGTTGAAATCACATCAGTGATCTCATCATCGAGCAGTGGTGAGTCCATCGCAGATGGATTCCCGCATTTGACGGACGTGATTCACAGGCCACTCGACGGTGTAGATCCGGCTGAAATTGCGAGTCGTGCGGATTTGGTATTCACAGCGACCCCGTCCGGCGTAAGTGCGAAGCTCGTACCAAGCCTGCTGGCAGCAGGGCTTAAGGTCATTGATCTGTCTGGCGATTTCAGACTCAAGGACGGAACGGTATACGAAGAGTGGTACAAACATCCGGCTCCTCCAGCTGATTTGCTGGAACAAGCGGTATATGGCATGGCTGAGGTGTATGGCGAAGAAGTGAAGGGACAGAATTTTATATCCAACCCGGGCTGTTATCCAACGGCTACTCTTCTCGGACTGATTCCTGCAGTAGAGGCAGGCTGGATTGATCCTTCTACCATCATTATTGATGCCAAATCAGGCGTATCCGGAGCGGGACGCGGAACAAGTCTGACAAACCATTATGCAGAGATGAATGAGAATTTCAAAGCCTATAAACTTAACAAACACCAACATATTCCCGAGATCGAACAAGTGCTTGGCAACATAACGGGAACGCCTGTTACGGTTACCTTTACAACACAACTGGTGCCAATGACACGTGGAATCATGAGTACGATGTATGCAAGCCTCGTTGGGGAACACAGTGACCGGGAGATCGTGGATCTGTATCGCAAATATTATGAAAACAAACCTTTCGTACGTGTACGTGAACCGGGCATCTGGCCTTCGACCAAAGAAGTGTACGGATCCAACTATTGTGACATCGGATTTGCGGTGGATCCTCGCACAGGGCGTTTGACGATTATTTCGGTCATCGACAACCTGGTGAAGGGTGCTTCCGGGCAAGCGATTCAAAATATGAACCTGATGATGGGATGGGAGGAGAACCTCGGGCTGAACATGACACCGGTATATCCATAA
- a CDS encoding alpha/beta hydrolase family protein, whose product MALIKCDFYSDTLGLSTSMHVILPQQTHNQIGMDNVTGKGLHPTLYLLHGLSDDDSIWLRRTSIERYVANLGIAVVMPQVHRSFYTDMAEGGQYWTFISEELPALARSFFPLSDKREDNFVAGLSMGGYGAFKLALRKPDQYAAAASLSGALDMSAHMDRNASSALQQTELQRIFGPEVAGTENDLIHLLKENQSSESPRPLLYQCCGTEDFLYEDNQTFRHACEQTNFELTYEEGPGEHEWGYWDAKIQDVLKWLPLPKRD is encoded by the coding sequence ATGGCACTAATTAAATGTGATTTTTACTCCGATACACTCGGACTAAGCACCAGCATGCATGTCATTCTGCCGCAACAAACCCACAATCAGATCGGTATGGATAATGTAACCGGCAAGGGACTGCACCCAACCCTATATCTGTTACACGGTCTGTCTGACGATGACTCCATCTGGCTGCGCCGCACATCGATCGAACGTTATGTAGCTAACCTTGGGATCGCCGTTGTTATGCCACAGGTTCACCGTAGCTTCTATACGGATATGGCAGAAGGCGGACAATACTGGACGTTCATCAGTGAGGAACTGCCAGCACTCGCTCGCTCTTTCTTCCCGCTGTCAGATAAACGGGAGGACAACTTCGTTGCCGGATTATCTATGGGTGGCTATGGGGCGTTCAAGCTGGCCCTTCGTAAACCAGATCAATATGCGGCTGCTGCCAGTTTGTCTGGAGCACTCGATATGTCTGCACATATGGATAGAAACGCATCCTCAGCATTACAACAGACGGAGTTACAACGTATTTTCGGACCAGAGGTGGCAGGCACTGAGAATGATCTGATCCATCTGTTAAAAGAAAATCAATCTAGCGAAAGTCCTCGACCTTTGCTCTACCAATGCTGCGGAACGGAAGATTTCCTGTATGAGGATAATCAAACCTTCCGGCATGCCTGTGAACAAACGAACTTCGAATTGACGTACGAGGAAGGGCCTGGTGAACATGAGTGGGGTTATTGGGATGCGAAGATTCAGGATGTATTGAAATGGTTGCCTTTGCCCAAGCGGGACTAG
- a CDS encoding argininosuccinate synthase, giving the protein MAKEKIVLAYSGGLDTSVILKWLKETYDAEIIAFTADIGQKDELDGLEEKALATGASKVYIDDLRDEFAKDFIYPMFQAGALYEGQYLLGTSIARPLIAKRMVDIARAEGATAIAHGATGKGNDQVRFELNAAALTPDINVIAPWRLEEFRNQFPGRAEMIAYAEKHGIPVTASAAKPYSTDRNLLHISYESGVLEDPWFDPSADENKDMFLLSSAPEDAPDQAEYVELEFEQGDCVALNGERLSPLQVMEQLNELGGKHGIGRVDMVENRFVGMKSRGVYETPGGTILFTAHRKMESITMDREVMNLRDSLITRYSTLVYNGFWFAPERLALQALVTESQKNVTGTVRVKLYKGNIIGAGVKSPVSLYNPDIATMEADPTQAYDQGDATGFIRLNALRLKVNSGVEQNKN; this is encoded by the coding sequence ATGGCTAAGGAAAAAATTGTACTCGCGTATTCAGGCGGGTTGGACACATCTGTAATTTTGAAATGGTTGAAAGAAACGTACGATGCTGAGATTATCGCCTTCACAGCCGATATCGGACAAAAGGATGAATTGGACGGCTTGGAGGAAAAAGCACTGGCAACAGGCGCTTCCAAAGTATACATCGACGATCTGCGCGATGAATTCGCCAAAGATTTCATCTATCCGATGTTCCAGGCAGGTGCCCTCTATGAAGGACAATACCTGCTCGGCACAAGTATCGCTCGTCCACTGATCGCTAAACGTATGGTGGATATCGCTCGTGCAGAAGGCGCAACAGCCATCGCTCACGGCGCTACAGGTAAAGGTAATGACCAAGTTCGCTTTGAACTGAACGCGGCTGCGCTGACACCAGACATTAACGTAATTGCACCTTGGCGTCTGGAAGAATTCCGTAACCAGTTCCCAGGACGTGCTGAGATGATTGCATACGCTGAGAAACATGGTATTCCGGTAACCGCATCTGCGGCTAAACCGTACTCGACAGACCGTAACCTGTTGCATATCAGCTATGAGAGCGGTGTGCTCGAAGATCCTTGGTTCGATCCAAGTGCGGACGAGAACAAAGACATGTTCCTGCTGAGCAGTGCACCTGAAGATGCACCAGATCAAGCGGAATATGTTGAACTGGAATTCGAACAAGGTGACTGTGTTGCATTGAACGGTGAGCGCTTGAGCCCACTGCAAGTGATGGAGCAACTGAATGAACTGGGTGGCAAACATGGTATTGGCCGTGTAGATATGGTCGAAAACCGTTTTGTTGGGATGAAGAGCCGTGGTGTGTACGAAACACCAGGTGGAACAATCCTGTTCACAGCACATCGCAAAATGGAGTCCATCACGATGGACCGTGAAGTGATGAACCTGCGTGATAGCCTGATCACACGTTACAGCACACTGGTATACAACGGTTTCTGGTTCGCACCAGAGCGTCTTGCATTGCAAGCGCTGGTGACTGAAAGCCAAAAAAATGTAACAGGTACCGTTCGTGTGAAATTGTATAAAGGCAACATCATCGGCGCAGGCGTGAAAAGCCCTGTCAGCCTCTACAATCCGGACATCGCTACGATGGAAGCTGATCCAACGCAAGCCTACGATCAAGGTGATGCAACAGGCTTTATCCGCCTGAATGCACTACGTTTGAAAGTAAACTCCGGTGTGGAGCAAAACAAAAACTAA
- the argJ gene encoding bifunctional glutamate N-acetyltransferase/amino-acid acetyltransferase ArgJ: MGTNVEQQTFTVVENGTIVTPGGFTAGGLHCGLKKTSRNDIGAIRCDVPATAAAVYTTNVFQAAPLKVTRESLSNGRLQAVIVNSGNANACTGQQGEEDAYAMRSAAARELGVAEEDVAVASTGVIGELLKMDAVHSGITGLPAHLGKESNEAEQFSQAILTTDLVKKEACVSVIVNGKTVTIAGAAKGSGMIHPNMATMLAFMTSDAVIGAEALQRLLRQATNHTFNMITVDGDTSTNDMLVAMSSGYAGNEELTMEHPDWDAFAAGFTYVCQVLAKAIARDGEGATKLVEVEVTGAVSDESAQAIAKTVIGSSLVKSAMFGADANWGRIIAAVGRAGQPVNPDAVDIRLGEISVLAQSHPVVFDEEAALAYLQTDTVRIVVDLHHGEGTATAWGCDLTYDYVRINAAYRT, translated from the coding sequence ATGGGAACGAATGTGGAGCAACAGACTTTTACCGTGGTTGAGAACGGAACGATTGTAACCCCTGGGGGGTTCACTGCTGGTGGACTTCACTGTGGATTGAAAAAGACATCTCGTAATGACATCGGTGCGATCCGATGTGATGTACCGGCTACAGCTGCTGCTGTATACACGACGAACGTGTTTCAGGCGGCGCCACTCAAAGTAACGCGCGAAAGCTTGAGCAATGGACGCCTTCAGGCTGTTATCGTCAACAGTGGTAATGCTAATGCATGTACAGGGCAACAAGGTGAAGAAGATGCTTATGCGATGCGTTCGGCTGCTGCGCGTGAGTTGGGTGTGGCAGAAGAGGATGTGGCTGTGGCTTCCACAGGTGTCATTGGGGAATTGCTCAAGATGGATGCTGTACATTCAGGAATCACTGGACTTCCGGCGCATCTGGGCAAGGAGTCGAATGAGGCGGAACAATTTTCACAAGCGATTCTGACAACGGATTTGGTAAAAAAGGAGGCTTGCGTCTCCGTTATAGTTAACGGCAAGACGGTTACAATTGCGGGTGCCGCCAAAGGCTCAGGTATGATTCATCCGAATATGGCGACAATGCTCGCTTTCATGACCTCTGACGCGGTCATTGGTGCAGAAGCGTTGCAGCGCCTGCTGCGCCAGGCAACCAATCATACATTCAATATGATTACCGTCGATGGGGATACAAGTACGAACGATATGCTGGTAGCCATGTCTAGTGGATATGCAGGTAATGAAGAGCTGACGATGGAGCACCCGGATTGGGACGCTTTTGCAGCTGGCTTCACCTATGTATGCCAAGTGCTAGCCAAAGCCATTGCTCGCGATGGTGAAGGAGCAACCAAACTGGTTGAGGTAGAAGTTACAGGTGCAGTAAGTGATGAATCCGCGCAGGCAATTGCCAAAACCGTCATTGGGTCCAGTCTGGTGAAATCCGCTATGTTTGGCGCTGACGCTAACTGGGGACGGATTATTGCAGCTGTAGGGCGTGCAGGACAACCGGTGAACCCGGATGCGGTGGATATTCGTTTGGGAGAGATCTCAGTACTCGCGCAGTCCCATCCAGTCGTGTTTGACGAAGAAGCGGCATTGGCCTATTTGCAGACCGATACAGTTCGCATTGTGGTGGATCTGCACCACGGCGAAGGAACGGCTACAGCCTGGGGTTGTGACCTGACGTACGACTACGTCCGAATTAACGCAGCATACCGCACGTAA
- the argB gene encoding acetylglutamate kinase → MNSTLPNESTATEAGTEKQTFVMKCGGSTLAALPESFFADLRDLQSQGTQPVIVHGGGPAISDNLAKLGIETEFVNGLRKTTEPVLDVVEMVLAGSINKQIVRLIQRVGGRALGLSGVDGGLIQAKPVTNHAEIGWVGDVTSVNAEIIQGFVNMGYMPVIAPVGVDATGQRYNINADTAAGAVASHLGVSRMIVVTDVPGIMKNVGGEKKVLPSVSVQEIEDMIQTGEIYGGMIPKVRAAIACIHGQVREVVIVDGSEPQILSRVLGGEIIGTRIIRMQ, encoded by the coding sequence ATGAATTCAACATTGCCAAATGAGAGTACCGCAACGGAAGCAGGTACTGAGAAACAAACGTTTGTTATGAAATGTGGAGGCAGCACGCTGGCAGCGTTGCCCGAGTCTTTCTTTGCGGATCTGCGTGATTTGCAGTCTCAGGGTACACAGCCTGTAATCGTGCATGGTGGGGGTCCTGCCATCTCGGATAACCTGGCGAAGCTCGGTATCGAAACCGAATTCGTTAACGGCCTACGCAAAACGACTGAACCTGTGCTGGACGTAGTGGAGATGGTGCTTGCGGGCAGTATCAACAAACAGATCGTGCGCTTGATTCAACGTGTGGGTGGTCGTGCACTGGGCTTGTCTGGTGTGGACGGGGGTCTGATTCAGGCTAAACCTGTTACAAACCACGCAGAGATCGGTTGGGTAGGCGATGTTACTAGCGTGAATGCAGAGATTATCCAAGGCTTCGTGAACATGGGTTACATGCCGGTTATCGCACCAGTTGGTGTAGATGCAACCGGACAACGTTACAACATCAACGCAGATACAGCTGCGGGTGCAGTGGCGTCTCATCTTGGCGTAAGTCGGATGATTGTCGTGACCGACGTTCCAGGCATCATGAAAAACGTAGGCGGCGAGAAAAAAGTATTGCCATCCGTATCTGTACAGGAGATCGAGGATATGATCCAAACCGGAGAAATCTACGGCGGCATGATTCCCAAGGTACGTGCAGCAATCGCTTGTATCCATGGTCAAGTACGTGAGGTCGTCATCGTAGACGGCAGCGAACCCCAAATCCTGAGCCGAGTGCTAGGCGGAGAAATCATCGGAACAAGAATCATCCGTATGCAATAA
- the argF gene encoding ornithine carbamoyltransferase has product MTAQQTEKIQKIDLRGRDFIEFTDYTAEEIRYLLDLAIEIKGKQKSGVSFQPLKGKTIGLIFEKSSTRTRVSFEVGMFQLGGHALFLSKNDIQLGRGETTHDTAKVLSRYLDGIMIRTFGHHNVTELAEHADVPVINGLSDAAHPCQVLADFQTVLEHKGKLAGLKMAYIGDGNNMAHSLMLGAAKMGMHVAVATPEGYEPDSAVVEQARIIAQESGSEVTVTYSAQEAAKDADIVYTDVWASMGFEEEQKIREQAFAAYQVDEELMKGAKPDYMFLHCLPAHRGEEVSAGVIDGPNSLIFDQAENRLHAQKALMAALMSE; this is encoded by the coding sequence ATGACAGCACAACAGACGGAAAAGATTCAGAAGATTGATCTGAGAGGCCGGGATTTTATCGAATTCACGGACTACACAGCAGAGGAGATTCGTTATCTGCTTGATCTTGCGATTGAGATTAAAGGCAAGCAAAAAAGCGGGGTGTCCTTTCAACCGTTGAAAGGCAAAACGATCGGACTTATTTTTGAAAAATCATCCACACGTACACGTGTATCCTTTGAAGTCGGCATGTTCCAATTGGGCGGGCATGCACTTTTCCTGAGCAAAAATGATATCCAGTTAGGTCGCGGGGAAACAACACATGATACAGCCAAAGTATTGTCCCGCTACCTGGATGGCATCATGATCCGTACCTTTGGACACCATAATGTAACTGAACTGGCAGAGCATGCGGATGTTCCGGTCATTAACGGCCTGAGCGATGCGGCGCATCCTTGCCAGGTACTGGCAGACTTCCAAACGGTGCTGGAGCACAAAGGCAAGCTGGCAGGTCTGAAAATGGCCTACATCGGAGATGGCAACAATATGGCGCACTCCTTGATGCTCGGTGCAGCGAAGATGGGTATGCATGTTGCTGTAGCAACGCCAGAAGGCTATGAGCCGGATAGTGCAGTTGTGGAGCAGGCACGCATCATTGCACAGGAGAGCGGTTCTGAAGTGACTGTAACTTACAGTGCACAAGAAGCAGCCAAAGATGCAGATATCGTGTACACGGATGTATGGGCGAGTATGGGCTTTGAAGAAGAACAGAAGATTCGTGAGCAGGCATTTGCCGCATATCAAGTGGACGAGGAACTGATGAAAGGCGCGAAGCCAGACTACATGTTCTTGCACTGTCTGCCAGCACACCGCGGCGAAGAAGTGAGTGCCGGTGTAATTGACGGCCCGAACTCCCTGATCTTTGATCAGGCGGAGAATCGCTTGCATGCACAGAAGGCATTAATGGCTGCGTTAATGAGCGAATAG
- a CDS encoding YhbD family protein, which translates to MTDDLISKKELLDLTGISYGQLYRWKRKNLIPEEWFIRKSSYTGQETFFPKQQILLRIDKILNMKDGLSLDELADVFSPTLGEVEMSEQQLLERNIVSQISLDLLKEAGREQPLYALEQIMMLYVLDELLMSGDITRQEGALLIDVMSEHYYRFTGRPSELVLIRKMGVPSFMLVTAGTEFYFDNGVKVVLRQPMGTFMEELKLKLG; encoded by the coding sequence ATGACGGATGATTTGATCTCCAAAAAAGAATTGCTGGACCTGACAGGTATCTCGTATGGCCAGTTATACCGCTGGAAGCGGAAAAATCTCATTCCGGAGGAATGGTTCATACGGAAGTCGTCCTACACCGGACAAGAGACCTTTTTTCCAAAACAACAGATACTACTGCGCATTGACAAGATTCTCAATATGAAAGACGGATTGTCGTTGGATGAGCTGGCAGACGTATTCTCACCTACGTTGGGTGAAGTGGAGATGTCTGAGCAACAGCTTTTGGAGCGAAACATTGTTTCACAAATATCACTGGACTTGTTGAAAGAAGCAGGTCGAGAACAACCACTGTATGCTTTGGAGCAGATTATGATGCTGTATGTTCTAGATGAGCTATTGATGAGCGGAGATATTACGCGGCAAGAGGGTGCATTGCTAATCGATGTGATGTCCGAACATTATTATCGTTTTACAGGAAGACCGAGCGAACTCGTGCTTATTCGTAAGATGGGTGTCCCATCATTCATGCTGGTGACAGCAGGAACGGAGTTTTATTTTGACAATGGTGTGAAGGTGGTTCTTAGGCAGCCGATGGGAACATTTATGGAAGAATTAAAACTCAAATTGGGTTAA
- the argH gene encoding argininosuccinate lyase, with translation MSKLWGGRFTKQTNHLVEEYTASINFDKALAEEDIQGSLAHVTMLGKCGILPAEDVETIKEGLITVLHKIRAGEVEFSVSDEDIHMNIEKNLIETIGPVGGKLHTGRSRNDQVATDMHLYLRERVVGFVGMLHSLQEALIGQAKDNLDTIVPGYTHLQRAQPILFAHHLMAYVSMFQRDAERLMDSYKRINILPLGAGALAGTTFPIDRHFVAEQLGFDGVYENSLDAVSDRDFIVEFLATASLIMTHLSRLSEELVLWSSTEFGFVELDDAFCTGSSIMPQKKNPDVPELVRGKTGRVYGNLIGLLTVLKSLPLAYNKDMQEDKEGMFDTVATLEGALQLFAPMIATMTVNKDRMRQAVNQDFSNATDIADFLVGEGLPFRQAHEVIGKTVLYCIQNSKYLLDLTIEEFRQFSPLFDDRIYDVLQPEAVVNARNVYGGTASGQVAEAIGRSEKVLEITEQWITNRG, from the coding sequence GTGAGCAAGCTGTGGGGAGGACGTTTTACAAAACAAACCAATCATTTGGTTGAGGAATATACGGCATCGATCAATTTTGACAAAGCTTTGGCAGAGGAAGACATTCAGGGCAGTCTGGCCCATGTGACGATGCTGGGCAAATGCGGCATTCTTCCGGCGGAAGATGTAGAGACCATCAAAGAGGGTCTGATCACCGTTCTGCACAAAATCCGTGCAGGCGAAGTGGAATTCTCCGTATCGGACGAAGACATCCACATGAATATTGAGAAAAACCTGATTGAGACGATTGGTCCTGTAGGCGGTAAATTACATACAGGCCGTAGCCGGAACGATCAAGTTGCAACAGATATGCACTTGTACCTGCGTGAGCGCGTGGTTGGATTTGTAGGCATGCTGCATTCCTTGCAGGAAGCACTGATTGGACAAGCGAAAGATAACCTCGATACGATTGTACCAGGTTATACGCATCTTCAACGGGCACAGCCGATTCTGTTCGCTCATCACCTGATGGCGTATGTATCTATGTTCCAACGGGATGCAGAGCGTCTGATGGACAGCTACAAACGCATTAACATCCTTCCACTGGGCGCAGGTGCACTTGCAGGCACAACATTCCCGATTGATCGTCATTTTGTGGCGGAACAACTGGGCTTCGATGGTGTGTACGAGAACAGTCTGGACGCAGTAAGCGACCGTGACTTCATCGTTGAGTTCCTGGCAACCGCTTCGCTGATCATGACTCACTTGTCCCGTCTAAGTGAAGAACTGGTATTGTGGAGCAGCACGGAGTTTGGTTTCGTTGAACTGGACGATGCGTTCTGCACAGGCAGCAGCATCATGCCTCAGAAGAAAAATCCGGACGTTCCTGAACTCGTTCGTGGTAAAACAGGACGTGTGTACGGCAACCTGATCGGTTTGCTGACGGTACTAAAATCTCTTCCACTGGCATATAACAAAGACATGCAGGAAGACAAAGAAGGCATGTTCGACACGGTAGCAACGCTGGAGGGTGCACTGCAACTGTTTGCTCCAATGATCGCGACAATGACAGTGAACAAGGATCGGATGCGTCAAGCGGTCAACCAGGATTTCTCCAACGCTACGGATATTGCCGACTTCCTCGTAGGCGAAGGCTTGCCTTTCCGTCAGGCGCATGAAGTGATTGGTAAAACGGTGCTGTACTGCATCCAGAACAGCAAGTATTTGCTGGATCTAACGATTGAAGAATTCCGTCAGTTCTCACCACTGTTCGATGACCGGATCTATGACGTGCTTCAACCGGAAGCGGTAGTGAACGCTCGTAATGTTTACGGCGGAACTGCTTCGGGTCAAGTCGCTGAAGCCATCGGACGCAGTGAGAAGGTACTAGAGATCACCGAGCAATGGATTACGAACCGCGGTTAA